TCGTAAGATGTAGGCACCGTTGCCAGTCCGTCTTCATTCTTCGATAAGGTAGCAGCACCAGGAACGGAAGACTTGCTCATTAGTTGATCCATTAGTTTTACTAGACGaagcaaaaacttttgattAGCGCTGTCCACGAACGTTCGAGAGCATTCATAACCGGAACTTAGTATACCGGAAAAAAGTCTGTATGTGTCTTGACGAAACTGGAAACTCGTGAATGTCCATCGGAGAGGACCGAGTGCTGTTTGAGAATCTCTAGCGTGAATAGCACATGCCAGCATGCACCACCGCAGATTCTGACGCTTTAATGGATCCTGTTCAAACACAGGAGTAGCCATACCTGCTTTTAAAACTTCATAAGCCTGTTTTACTGTTCCAGACTTGACTTCTTGAAGTGCGTATTGTACAAAAAGCTGAAACCAAGCGTCGATAGAAACATCACGAAACATTTTTGTATGTAAAACCGTTTCCAAGCCGACGTCGCCCCATTTTGAATGAGTGATTGAGTCATTAAGTCGATTAATCATATTCATAAGTTGCTCCTTTAGCGAATGGATTCGTACATGTCTTGTTAGCAAATTAGTTTTTGATCTCGCTTTTCGCTCATTTGGATATAGAGCTTTTGTGTTTACAAATTCATCGATTAATTCGGATGCAATGTTCATCCAAAGAAGTGTTTCGAAACTTGTCGAGTCAACTTGTAAGTTTTCAAACAATGCaccaagtttttcaaacCTTCTTTGAGTATGTTCGGTTTTCCAGATCTTGTACTGTCGTGCTTCTTCCCTGGATCGGCTAATTTGAGCCCGCTTTTCCCATCCGTCTTGTGGTAATCTCTGTTTATTGATGAGTAATCGAGAACCAAGATCGCTTTCACGACCCGTTAATTCCATGGTTCCCTTCTCATTTTCAGGTGTCGCTTTTTGAAGTTCTATTATACTAGTAACAATTGCCAGCGCTGCATCGCGATTATCCTGTAGCTCATTGATCTCGGCCAGTTTCACAAGCGCATTGATATTATTATTGTCTACAAGTAAAATAGCTTCCATGCATTGTTGTGCATGTTCAAATTCCTTTAATTCGAGATAGCAAAGACCCATATCAAACCAGAGCTGGATGTTTTGAGCAGGACCATGGCCACTCAAAAGTATGTAATATTCCAATGCCAAATCTAAGCGCTCAATCTCCATATAGGCTTTTGCAATATTGTTCAAAACAACCGAGATGTACTCAAGAGGAAGGGTTTTTATTATAGAAAAATGGTGGGCAGCTTCTTCAAGTTCGCCAATCTTAATCCTTGCGATTCCCAGTTTAGCTCTTAGTAGATAAGGTAGATGATATGTTTCTTCagaattttcttgtaaGGATGAAGCATCAAACTTCCTCCGTCTTTCATCTATATCCCACTCACGATCGTCATCGTAGTCGTCCCAATGGACTTCTGATTTCCTTCCACGAAACCAGCGTACACCTCGATTAATGAGCTGAATAGCATTAGACCATTGATGATCTAATAGCAAAAGTTCAGCATAAAGATTCAAGGCGGGTAAATCAAAAACGCCTTTGCCGACAGGTGGTACTGGGTACTGATAATAATGCGCCCAGGaagtttcaaaagcatTAAGAGCTTCACCGGGAGTACGAATTCTTATATATACCTCAGCCAGATGCTTTAACAAAGATACAtcaaaaggagaagaaggaagcaGTTGTCGAAACCCCTCGGCagctttttttaatgatcCATGATCCTTATTTAAAATAGATCTGTTGAAAATGTACTCATTAAGTAAACTTTCTTTGGTTGGTTTTGCTAAGATTCCACGAGAATAACAATAATCTGCTTGATCCCAAAATTCTAAACTTTCGCTAAGATGCGCGCAGGTGGCCCACAATTCATGATCCTTTGGCTTGAGATGAGCTGCAGCCATCCAAGCAATCAAACACTTTTCAATATTAACCTTCTCGTTACCTCTCTGACGATGACATTCGCCCAACATTTTCCAAGCGGCAATCACATTGTTATCAATGCgaacaatttcttcagCAATTTTTTGTGCCTCTGCAAAGTTCCCCTCTTGAGCGAATAACCGATTTGCCAGACTCAATAATTGCTGAACTTCAACAGAGGGAAGCATGTCCGCACGACTTACACGACCACGACCTCGAGAGCTTTTCTTAGCACGTCTAAAGCCAACAGCTGCTTTCAAGTCTTCCTCCCATTCATTGTCATCAGCCTCAGAATCTTTCTGTGTAGACGTTTTGTCAAGTGTGGAtgaagcttcttcttcgctCTCAGCTTGCTCTGACTCTTCGTCAGACCAAAGGCCGGCTGTATTTAAAGCATCAGTATCCCCTACAAACGCTTCATCATTATAATCAAATCGCCCAGACTCGTCAACGAAGTCATTAATATATCCATTCAAATATTGCACCTCTTCATCCATCGGTTCGACAGTAGAGCTATTCACATCATCCACACTGGAATCTAAAAGGGTATCGGCTTCATTCTCATCCATGATTTGCAAAATTATGTATGCTGAAACATAATTTTTAGGACGTTGGCTGTTGGCAAACTGGCCACACACAACACGGTCTTCAAGCACACAGATTCACCGTCTTATTGTATCGAATAGTATGAGTCATAATCacttataaaaagaaagatgaaGTCGTTATAGATGAACCTCAaaagccttttctttttttcgcCCTTACATTTCAGATCCTGCATTATCATTTctcaaaaatgaatggtAGAATCATTATTAAATGAGAAATTCTCCAAAtttgatataaaaaaagcaaaagaagctttattttcatcaatcTTTGACTGCaaatggtttgtttactaacgCTCCCTAACACGTTTGTATCTCCGATTTTACAGAATCTTACAATTTGTTAAATAGCTACACCCAAGGAACTTGACTTTAGAGAAGTTGCTTTCTGCCTTATAAACATACGACATATCCATATGTTGAGAGTGTCCCAATTTTGGGGATCTATAAGCCCGTTTCGGAGCTGCCCGAGAATTCTTCGATATGCCTCTACAGCTCCGAACGGTGCAGAATTCTTGGCTGACAACGAGCGGCCAATCGACACAAGTTTATTGTTTCgagagaaaacaaaatttcagGTACGGATTgtcttttcattaatttAATTAGTACCGCTTGTGTtacgtttttcttttttggctAGCTAACCTCTGCTTTTTACAgctaaaaaaatacaaaccCATCTCCCCTGGTCTACGACATTTGCAGCGTCCCATTACGGAGAATTTATGGAAGAAAGGTCCTTACCGTCCATTGACAGAAGCCAAGCGCAAAACGGGAGGTAGAAACGATAGCGGTCGAATTACTGTGCGACACATTGGCGGTGGACACAAGCAAAGAATTCGACTTGTTGACTTCAAACGGGTTTCTCCTGGACCGTGTAAGGTATTACGGATTGAGTACGATCCTGGTAGGAGTGGACATATCGCCTTGATTGAAAGTTTGGACGAAGAAAAGCGGAAAAGTTACATTTTAGCTTGTGATGGCCTTCAAGCTGGTGACACCGTAGAAAGCTTCCGCAATTTAATGGCGCTGGATAAGGACGGAAAGCTTCCGGTATTGAATTCTACTCTAGCTACTGAATTAGAGGACGGAACGTTTGCTTCTCGTAACCTTAAACCAGgaaattgttttcctttgcGTCTAATTCCAGTTGGTACTATAATTCACGCTATTGGCGTTCAACCTGgccaaaaagcaaagttgTGCAGATCTGCTGGTTCAAGTGCTCGACTCATTGCGTTCAATGACAAAAAGTATGCAATTGTGAGATTACAAAGTGGTGAAGAACGGAGGATTTTAGCCACTTCTTTTGCTACAATTGGAACAGTCAGTAACATTTACTGGCAACACAGACAACTAGGAAAGGCAGGACGTTCCCGTTGGCTTGGTATCCGTCCTACGGTGCGTGGTACAGCCATGAACGCTTGCGATCACCCTCACGGAGGTGGTGGAGGTAAAAATATCGGTAACAAGCCATCTCAATCACCTACTGGTGTTTTGGCTAAGGGAGGCTACAAGACTCGTAAGGGCAAAAATGTGAATAAGCTTCTTGTTCGCAGCCGCCCTCGTGGTAAAGATAAACGCTAGACAATGGCACATGCATATCTAAAGATATAATTCTTTACACTTTTGTAAATCTGACTTTCCTCCAAGCCCAGCTGGGTGTTTCACATGGATGTTTGAAGCAAAGCTTTGGCGATTTGAAGGAATCagctttcatttttattatgtAACGCATTCCTCTCCGAAACTTCTttaatctttctttttaataaattctACACCCTTTTacattcaaaataaaattgacAGTTCCGTTTTCGTTCAACGACTTATGAGTAGCAATTTATAGAGACAACAACAGTTTGCATTGATATCATTAAGCCGTAAGTGTATCGCTATGTGTccgatttcttttttaatcttctgtttcttctaCGTTTTCGTTCTGCCGCAGGACTAGCGGAAATTCGTTCTAAGAGAGAGAGCTGCGAGACTTTGGGGCCAATTCGTTTGCGAAGGGGATTTGATACTTCTTTTGTATCTTCGTTTTCTGGAGAATTTCTTGATATCAATTAGTAACGATTATACCATTTTCAATCAGTAGATTAGAGGTACCATACCTTTGTGAAGGAGATGATCGATCCTTCTCGTGAGGGTCCCCGTGAAATAGGTAATAACGGGAATATAGATGAGcactttttacttttttgtcCTTGTATCTCGCATAACGTATTTGATACGAGGAGGAGGGAAGACTTGGACAAGGTTTCATAGGGTGTTCAGCATAGTCATCGAATTCAGAAATTGGCTCAGAAATGAGTAAATAAAGAGCCCTTCGAGCAACGTCTTCATCCGGAAATACCAAGTTGCCTGTAAGGTGGTTAGTACCTTTCTCACATAGACAACGACTTTGTGATCGTG
The nucleotide sequence above comes from Schizosaccharomyces osmophilus chromosome 3, complete sequence. Encoded proteins:
- the rml2 gene encoding mitochondrial ribosomal protein subunit L2, with the translated sequence MLRVSQFWGSISPFRSCPRILRYASTAPNGAEFLADNERPIDTSLLFREKTKFQLKKYKPISPGLRHLQRPITENLWKKGPYRPLTEAKRKTGGRNDSGRITVRHIGGGHKQRIRLVDFKRVSPGPCKVLRIEYDPGRSGHIALIESLDEEKRKSYILACDGLQAGDTVESFRNLMALDKDGKLPVLNSTLATELEDGTFASRNLKPGNCFPLRLIPVGTIIHAIGVQPGQKAKLCRSAGSSARLIAFNDKKYAIVRLQSGEERRILATSFATIGTVSNIYWQHRQLGKAGRSRWLGIRPTVRGTAMNACDHPHGGGGGKNIGNKPSQSPTGVLAKGGYKTRKGKNVNKLLVRSRPRGKDKR
- the cbc3 gene encoding nuclear cap-binding complex variant subunit Cbc3 encodes the protein MDIEEHNAPIPEDRIPTESPTIVNENPAEEPDDLALRKTALHVSGVDFMSEAQIKEFVSTYVPEHECVIEWINDNECNLVFPDEDVARRALYLLISEPISEFDDYAEHPMKPCPSLPSSSYQIRYARYKDKKVKSAHLYSRYYLFHGDPHEKDRSSPSQRNSPENEDTKEVSNPLRKRIGPKVSQLSLLERISASPAAERKRRRNRRLKKKSDT
- the sfc4 gene encoding transcription factor TFIIIC complex subunit Sfc4, with translation MDENEADTLLDSSVDDVNSSTVEPMDEEVQYLNGYINDFVDESGRFDYNDEAFVGDTDALNTAGLWSDEESEQAESEEEASSTLDKTSTQKDSEADDNEWEEDLKAAVGFRRAKKSSRGRGRVSRADMLPSVEVQQLLSLANRLFAQEGNFAEAQKIAEEIVRIDNNVIAAWKMLGECHRQRGNEKVNIEKCLIAWMAAAHLKPKDHELWATCAHLSESLEFWDQADYCYSRGILAKPTKESLLNEYIFNRSILNKDHGSLKKAAEGFRQLLPSSPFDVSLLKHLAEVYIRIRTPGEALNAFETSWAHYYQYPVPPVGKGVFDLPALNLYAELLLLDHQWSNAIQLINRGVRWFRGRKSEVHWDDYDDDREWDIDERRRKFDASSLQENSEETYHLPYLLRAKLGIARIKIGELEEAAHHFSIIKTLPLEYISVVLNNIAKAYMEIERLDLALEYYILLSGHGPAQNIQLWFDMGLCYLELKEFEHAQQCMEAILLVDNNNINALVKLAEINELQDNRDAALAIVTSIIELQKATPENEKGTMELTGRESDLGSRLLINKQRLPQDGWEKRAQISRSREEARQYKIWKTEHTQRRFEKLGALFENLQVDSTSFETLLWMNIASELIDEFVNTKALYPNERKARSKTNLLTRHVRIHSLKEQLMNMINRLNDSITHSKWGDVGLETVLHTKMFRDVSIDAWFQLFVQYALQEVKSGTVKQAYEVLKAGMATPVFEQDPLKRQNLRWCMLACAIHARDSQTALGPLRWTFTSFQFRQDTYRLFSGILSSGYECSRTFVDSANQKFLLRLVKLMDQLMSKSSVPGAATLSKNEDGLATVPTSYDPILFLLYGHIMARSRSWIPAINYYSRAYVMNPDCPMTNLSIGLAYIHRAMQRLSDNRHYQILQGFTFLYHYYDLRSKIGIGEKQEALYNLAKAYHFLGLEHHAVQYYEKVLELSPMGTVNDLTVQQKEGSRVNPTYDFAYEAAYNIRLIYISSGNLNLAFEVTKQYLAL